In a genomic window of Wyeomyia smithii strain HCP4-BCI-WySm-NY-G18 chromosome 1, ASM2978416v1, whole genome shotgun sequence:
- the LOC129717197 gene encoding uncharacterized protein LOC129717197 — MAVRSTQANANASFKVTWKNGRSSSQVDHILTSSDSTLFLTHMRCTQPHIVTDHKLLLCDIGERKQPIAPKHMVPTQVLSKHKRKPQVDVSHLREENLRKRFEEELVKTSRPCPANNETIQNSWKRLCEKINKSVDTVLRAKTRLHVDRDCRLAQAHVKRCAFWAGYSYQPKWKYRLIEAKETLRRNLREYEERQITDFFKSLNSYPAGDRINKTYKFLKNYKKRKNFRGYVSNIRNSDWVDESNDACLIPKLLDEPSTESLPDPPSVSDVTRIVLGLKNGKTPGLDGLYAEYFKYADSQAILELHQMLCRVWTENIHPTEWKHTIVVPIPKIKNPKCVKDYRRICLSSVAYKIYAIWLLEKLQNIIGPLGVHQAAFLIGHSTIDHLHVVQRVLQENWNAGNPLIVMSLDIEKAFDRVSLTSLPAILRGII; from the coding sequence ATGGCAGTTAGAAGTACTCAGGCAAATGCTAATGCTAGCTTCAAAGTCACCTGGAAGAACGGTAGGTCTTCAAGCCAGGTGGATCATATACTAACGTCCTCTGATTCTACTCTATTCCTCACCCATATGCGATGTACTCAACCCCACATCGTTACTGATCATAAGCTTTTGCTTTGTGATATAGGAGAGAGAAAACAACCTATTGCTCCGAAACATATGGTTCCCACACAAGTCCTGTCTAAACATAAACGAAAGCCACAAGTCGACGTGTCCCACTTGAGAGAAGAAAATCTTAGGAAACGATTTGAAGAAGAACTAGTAAAAACCAGTCGTCCTTGTCCAGCCAACAATGAAACCATCCAAAATAGTTGGAAACGCTTGtgtgaaaaaatcaataaaagtgtCGATACTGTATTAAGAGCTAAAACCCGTTTACATGTGGATCGGGATTGTCGTTTGGCACAGGCACATGTAAAACGTTGTGCTTTTTGGGCAGGCTATTCTTATCAGCCAAAATGGAAGTACAGACTGATTGAAGCGAAAGAAACCCTAAGACGCAATCTACGAGAGTACGAAGAGCGGCaaattacagattttttcaaaagtctcaACAGCTATCCAGCCGGAGACCGCATCAACAAGACAtacaagtttttgaaaaattataagaaGCGAAAAAACTTTCGCGGCTATGTCTCTAATATTCGCAATAGTGATTGGGTTGATGAGTCAAATGACGCATGCCTTATCCCGAAATTGCTTGACGAGCCTTCGACTGAATCCTTACCGGATCCACCTTCCGTATCGGATGTTACACGGATTGTCCTAGGCTTGAAGAATGGGAAAACTCCGGGCCTAGATGGGTTATACGCTGAATACTTCAAGTACGCTGATTCTCAAGCCATTCTTGAGTTGCACCAGATGCTGTGTCGGGTTTGGACTGAAAACATTCATCCAACTGAATGGAAACATACGATTGTTGTACCGATTCCGAAGATCAAAAATCCGAAGTGTGTGAAGGATTACAGACGAATATGTCTGAGCAGTGTGGCCTATAAAATATATGCCATTTGGTTGCTAGAGAAGCTACAAAATATAATTGGCCCCTTGGGTGTTCACCAAGCTGCATTTTTAATAGGTCATTCAACAATTGATCACCTTCACGTCGTTCAGAGAGTTTTACAGGAAAACTGGAACGCGGGAAACCCATTGATTGTGATGTCACTAGATATTGAGAAGGCATTTGATAGAGTGTCCCTAACGTCGTTACCTGCTATACTTCGAGGTATTATTTAG